A genomic stretch from Salarias fasciatus chromosome 18, fSalaFa1.1, whole genome shotgun sequence includes:
- the LOC115406036 gene encoding myomegalin isoform X7 gives MVLILDLKMKEACRICGRELCGNQRRWIFHPTAKLNLQVLLSHALGQDLTRDGRGEFACSKCTFMLDRMYRFDTVIARVEALSIERLQRLLQEKHRLRQCIGGLYRKTNQEDAAVTLTGADNGSGDGMVDISGLTHAKYCALLQEDLVYSLYESWAEDSLDCHHHHHPQCPTGPGSEVTGSHRCAPSTPRRCRGCSHLRVADSDYEAVCKVPRKLARSISCGPSTRYSASVIGGSMAEGGAGGDGKDVEDSDEPPSSLTLVPGSQDPSGTSDSDRTLAGRVSSSPSLASLETTEEYIQSSTITDGLLSSPKEPLEDRISDSLFEEPILDPHGKASPGPSLSLAVCLLQSYNVYRPVRSAKGSKLPVLHRRSPSNAGARPSFPDPVLGMSYGTPDCERDAHLLTPELETPLIRLSADVDPDLRLAEVEDLKDLYKEYPPPPPHQSLVEEQQSQLNQYECAAGQCVSELQKAQLQVQSLQVKIHESEANNMKLQEKLNEMECELRSLRQASQSQERTIQGLTESISTKDSEAQELYQLIEGQNTTLCKLQELAHRNQLSQCKTPAGVSESLVLAQLQGELVGVQSSLFSLGLELEASQRSLRQSQRQGDDLLSFKDRLNSDLQEALQHREVTEKHNQDLRCALQKIRSELEAKEAALKESEAERYAVVQEKDRSITQLRRSLQDKEQQLQDYSEMLDSAGSTKPRDTLLDKLRERIKDRDRALERSIDDKFRCLEEQESQVRGLQLALREKERDLERLRCILANNEETITSLDGLMRGKELELEQAAEAYRNLQWQKQQSEAKERNALREKDAIIAQLQAALQTRSQETQDLTAALIARVQASPSEVVEELKARLALKEKLFQELLSDRSRQSDEHQAQINDLLNTLGSKDQYLQDYSYRLSLVIDERTGQLQELRRLLSQREQELSQLRRDRERETGAENLLKEKEALIKELMQTRKEAVQPLSEDGEAEMRALQEEMQLVLKREKETQKELSALRSSLAHQQSGGASTEAADHHCVLEQLVFEYNQLNDALRAEKRLYQNLTQIHKSDSSSEKILALHTELDSVQALRGQLDEVLARTRSLALTLDRAAKRRADFGELSTEEEEEDEEEEGDNEDGSSDEFTDSIEDDEDNAAARSLSSNQAGGAEGVAGGLVRRALSQRAEVKQLEDANRTLEVELGEIKSQLEKDGYTSVAQMRSALHRLQQEYEALRESRERAEEDYESLNQDDQDEEEEEEEEEDTEEEDEEEEEEELCPVAVGKRGPPSVCLSDEPGKRHCMRPCSLDLRTSAPHLHQPQTEAGPAGDGGELGALWRDMDEGLREQSARLRSNLALSHQENRELQERLMVSEATVHAQAEQLKDYRDLLTAETSVQQASKQVQVDLQDLGYETCGRSENEAEREDTSSPEFDDLEMCTSLSHHQDGEATGGGWYGGGSSSSSNRGTLEESASLQHLVQDLRAQLTRCHKVIRGLQLRVRSLSTTSDYASSLERTPRKVNWAFQTSPAPSALEEDEGWMSDTQAVRSESKPSAELQELVARVASLEAQLSSSGSKDQAEEGKCATWPGKYSTLIQTQARELSHLRQRMREGQGVGHILTQHLGDTTKAFEELLRANDIDYYMGQSFREQLAQSSALAQRVLTKISGRERTESHDDKTGHELLALRLSKELQQKDKIIESLHMKLQQRPETPSSCHALSETTDHSDRTSLVSDEYQTTEDVELCSDLDSREYQEEQRLQEPGLGPGPGPEPNVCPSVPCPHGVLKSSSSCPNMLCSASVASAPRPCRGYDKALFTLPPPPHNQHDLSGYSHISHHAFQQYQPGGIADSHSMKSDPGLLAGGPLWDVESLVQPNVSFSAPSGHQASGSQAGVNLIEEHLREVKCLRQRLEESIRTNERLRQQLEEKLANTTRDGGAPTNIYIQGLDTVTQLSNEIRILKEENVALQSRLQASSDTGEEVAQLREAVFTARARLKQSELEAEQWKEELRRLQAHSQEQGQQIHSLRQERQAGQEKTNRLQHEVSLLQQQLCESRDLIHSLQSELHVYDRVCSSTSASKGYLCEVPGLPLELAELLGEVRSLRAQLQSSVQENSALKQLELHKQLEQKLGGGGSPRTPSLCALTASPQRESFYRRQLIHDPAPSPPVRDIGLFNCGSPGPPYSDLDDSHSTANDPLDPHSELEGEAPDGSYANRNGRHAIGHVDDFSALQQQVLEGRSLVQHMETTLQACLSPPLLEDCQRQGGEPLLDYACVKSLLSNTKTLRQILEEALSLLKMFWRAALPSTDPSVHNLKKEQCMQEEILSLKLRISEQEEVLKGTIQRLRSTSRTKESMEHFIVSQLSRTRDVLKKARTNLEVRTQEVLPETGLLIAVT, from the exons ATGGTTTTAATCCTTGATCTCAAGATGAAGGAGGCGTGCCGCATCTGTGGACGTGAGCTCTGTGGGAACCAGCGGCGATGGATCTTCCACCCCACCGCCAAGCTCAAcctgcaggtgctgctgtcCCACGCCCTGGGCCAAGACCTGACCCGGGACGGCAGAGGGGAGTTCGCCTGCTCCAAGTGCACCTTCATGCTGGACCGCATGTACCGCTTTGACACCGTCATCGCCCGCGTGGAGGCTCTGTCCATcgagaggctgcagaggctccTCCAGGAGAAGCACCGGCTCAGGCAGTGCATCGGCGGGCTCTACCGGAAGACCAACCAGGAGGACGCCGCTGTGACTCTGACTGGAGCCGACAACGGGTCGGGAGATGGCATGGTGGATATTTCAGGTCTAACTCATGCCAAGTACTGCGCCCTTCTCCAGGAGGACCTGGTCTACTCTCTGTATGAGTCCTGGGCTGAAGACAGCCTGGACtgccaccatcaccaccaccctCAGTGTCCGACAGgcccagggtcagaggtcacaggctCACACCGCTGTGCTCCCAGCACTCCCCGGAGGTGCCGCGGCTGTTCCCACTTGCGAGTGGCGGACTCCGACTATGAAGCGGTCTGCAAGGTGCCCAGGAAGTTGGCACGGAGCATCTCGTGTGGGCCGTCAACCAGATATTCGGCCAGTGTTATCGGAGGGAGCATGGCTGAAGGAGGCGCAGGTGGAGACGGCAAAGATGTGGAAGATTCAGACGAGCCCCCCTCTTCTCTGACTCTGGTTCCGGGGTCTCAGGACCCCTCGGGGACATCAGACAGCGATCGAACCCTGGCTGGCCGAGTTAGCTCCAGCCCGTCTTTGGCTTCCCTGGAGACGACTGAGGAATACATTCAATCCAGCACCATAACAGATGGCCTGCTGAGTTCCCCCAAGGAGCCATTAGAAGACCGGATATCTGACTCCCTGTTTGAGGAGCCCATCCTAGACCCTCACGGCAAAGCCTCGCCTGGACCCAGCCTCTCTTTGGCTGTCTGCTTGTTGCAGAGTTACAATGTTTACCGGCCGGTCCGCAGCGCTAAAGGAAGCAAGCTGCCAGTCTTGCACCGGAGAAGCCCCAGTAACGCAGGCGCCAGGCCGAGCTTCCCCGACCCTGTCCTGGGGATGTCCTACGGGACCCCAGATTGTGAAAGAGACGCCCACTTACTGACACCGGAGCTGGAAACTCCACTTATCAGGCTGAGCGCTGATGTGGATCCAGATCTGAGACTGGCTGAGGTGGAGGATTTGAAAGATTTGTACAAAGAGTatcctcccccgcctccccaccag AGCcttgttgaagagcagcagagccagcTGAACCAGTACGAGTGTGCGGCCGGGCAGTGTGTCAGTGAGCTGCAGAAGGCTCAGCTGCAGGTTCAATCCCTGCAGGTCAAGATCCACGAGAGCGAGGCCAACAATATG aagctgcaggagaagctgaaCGAGATGGAGTGTGAGCTGCGATCGCTCCGTCAAGCCTCTCAGAGTCAGGAGAGAACCATCCAGGGCCTGACCGAGTCcatcagcaccaaggacagcgag GCGCAGGAGCTGTACCAGCTGATCGAAGGGCAGAACACCACCCTGTGTAAACTACAAGAACTGGCTCATCGTAACCAGCTCTCTCAGTGCAAG ACTCCAGCGGGGGTCAGCGAGTCCTTGGTGCTGGCGCAGCTGCAGGGTGAGCTGGTGGGAGTGCAGAGCTCGCTGTTCTCCctgggcctggagctggaggccagCCAGAGGAGTCTGAGGCAGAGCCAGAGGCAGGGAGACGACCTGCTGAGCTTCAAGGATCGGCTCAACTCCGACCTCCAGGAGGCCCTGCAGCACCGGGAGGTCACCGAGAAGCACAACCAGGACCTGCGCTGCGCCCTGCAGAAGATCCGCTCCGAGCTGGAGGCCAAAGAAGCGGCTCTGAAAGAGAGCGAAGCGGAGAGATACGCCGTGGTGCAGGAGAAAGACCGCAGCATCACGCAGCTCAGGCGCTCTCTGCAGGACAAGGAGCAGCAGTTGCAG GACTACTCGGAGATGCTGGATTCAGCAGGAAGCACCAAACCCAGAGATACTCTGCTGGACAAGCTGAGGGAGCGCATTAAAGACCGAGACAGAGCTCTGGAG CGCTCTATCGATGACAAGTTCCGGTGtttggaggagcaggagagtcaGGTGAGGGGGCTGCAGCTCGCCCTGAGGGAGAAGGAGCGAGATCTGGAGAGGCTGCGCTGCATCCTGGCCAACAACGAGGAGACCATCACG agTCTTGACGGTTTGATGCGGGGTaaagagctggagctggagcaggctGCAGAGGCCTACAGGAACCTCCAGtggcagaagcagcagagcgagGCGAAGGAGAGGAACGCTCTGCGGGAGAAGGACGCCATCATCGCCCAGCTGCAGGCAGCCCTGCAGACACGCAGCCAGGAGACACAG GATCTGACGGCCGCCCTCATCGCCCGGGTTCAGGCCAGTCCCtctgaggtggtggaggagctgaaggctcGGCTGGctctgaaggagaagctcttccAGGAGCTGCTGTCGGACCGCAGCCGGCAGTCCGACGAGCATCAAGCGCAGATCAACGACCTGCTCAACACCCTCGGCTCCAAGGATCAGTATCTGCAG GACTACTCCTACCGGCTCTCCTTAGTGATCGACGAGCGGACCggccagctgcaggagctgcgcagGCTGCTGTCCCAGCGAGAGCAGGAGCTGAGCCAGCTGAGGCGGGACCGGGAGAGAGAGACCGGCGCCGAGAATCTGCTCAAAGAGAAGGAAGCTCTCATCAAG GAGCTGATGCAGACTCGGAAAGAGGCCGTGCAGCCGCTTTCAGAGGACGGCGAGGCTGAGATGAGggccctgcaggaggagatgcAGCTGGTGCTGAAAAGGGAGAAAGAGACTCAG AAGGAGCTCTCTGCACTGCGCTCGTCTCTGGCTCATCAGCAGTCAGGAGGCGCCTCGACAGAAGCTGCTGATCATCAC tgtgttctgGAGCAGCTGGTGTTCGAGTACAACCAGCTGAACGACGCGCTGAGGGCAGAGAAGAGATTGTACCAGAATCTCACTCAGATTCATAAGAGTGACAG cagctcagagaagaTCCTGGCCCTCCACACAGAGTTAGATTCGGTTCAGGCGCTCCGCGGACAGCTGGACGAGGTCCTGGCTCGGACCCGTAGCCTGGCCCTGACGCTGGACAGGGCGGCCAAAAGACGGGCCGACTTTGGAG AGCTcagcactgaggaggaggaggaggatgaggaggaggaaggagacaaCGAGGATGGCAGCAGCGACGAGTTCACGGACAGCATCGAGGATGACGAGGATAACGCGGCTGCCAGAAGTTTGAGCTCCAACCAG GCCGGTGGAGCGGAGGGCGTGGCCGGCGGCCTGGTGAGGAGGGCGCTGTCTCAGAGGGCTGAGGTCAAGCAGCTGGAAGACGCCAACAGAACCCTGGAAGTGGAGCTCGGGGAGATCAAGTCCCAGCTGGAGAAGGATGGCTACACCTCTGTGGCCCAGATGAG GAGCGCCCTgcacaggctgcagcaggagtaCGAGGCTTTGAGGGAAAGCCGGGAACGGGCCGAGGAGGATTACGAGAGCCTGAATCAAGAcgaccaggatgaagaggaggaggaggaggaggaggaggatactgaagaggaagatgaggaggaggaagaggaggaattaTGTCCAGTGGCAGTGGGGAAGCGAGGCCCTCCGTCGGTCTGTCTGAGCGATGAGCCGGGGAAGAGGCACTGCATGAGGCCGTGCTCTCTGGACCTGAGGACCAGCGCGCCTCACCTCCACCAGCCCCAGACG GAGGCGGGACCGGCCGGCGACGGCGGCGAGCTGGGAGCGCTCTGGCGGGACATGGACGAGGGTCTGCGTGAGCAGTCGGCCCGTCTGCGCTCCAATCTGGCCCTGAGCCACCAGGAGAACCGGGAGCTGCAGGAGCGGCTGATGGTGTCCGAGGCCACGGTGCACGCTCAGGCCGAGCAGCTGAAGGACTACAGGGACCTGCTGA CAGCGGAGACTTCCGTCCAGCAGGCCAGCAAGCAGGTGCAGGTGGACCTCCAGGATCTGGGCTATGAGACCTGCGGCCGCAGCGAGAACGAGGCGGAGCGGGAAGACACCAGCAGCCCGG AGTTTGACGACCTGGAGATGTGCACGTCGCTGTCCCACCATCAGGACGGCGAGGCGACGGGCGGCGGCTGgtacggcggcggcagcagcagcagcagtaaccgAGGGACGCTGGAGGAGTCGGCGTCCCTCCAgcacctggtccaggacctcCGCGCTCAGCTGACCCGCTGCCACAAAGTGATCCGCGGCCTGCAGCTGCGCGTGCGCTCCCTGTCCACCACCAGCGACTACGCCTCCAGCCTCGAGCGCACGCCCCGAAAG GTGAACTGGGCCTTCCAGACCTCGCCGGCCCCCAGCGCCCTGGAGGAGGACGAAGGCTGGATGTCTGACACTCAGGCCGTTCGCTCTGAATCCAAACCCAGcgcggagctgcaggagctggtggCGCGAGTCGCCTCCCTGGAGGctcagctgagcagcagcggcagcaaaGACCAAGCAGAGGAGGGGAAATGTGCCACCTGGCccgg GAAGTACAGCACTCTGATCCAGACTCAAGCTCGTGAGCTGTCCCACCTGCGGCAGAGGATGAGAGAGGGCCAGGGAGTCGGACACATCCTGACCCAACACCTTGGAGACACCACCAAg GCctttgaggagctgctgcggGCCAACGACATTGATTACTACATGGGTCAGAGCTTCAGGGAGCAGCTGGCTCAGAGCTCGGCGCTGGCACAGAGAGTGCTCACCAAGATCAGTGGAC GAGAACGAACAGAGAGCCACGATGATAAGACGGGACACGAGTTACTGGCCCTGCG GCTGAgcaaagagctgcagcagaaggaTAAAATCATCGAGTCGCTCcacatgaagctgcagcagcgtccCGAGACGCCGTCCAGCTGCCACGCCCTCTCCGAGACCACCGACCACTCGGACAGGACCTCCCTGGTGTCCGACGAGTACCAAACCACCGAGGATGTGGAGCTGTGCTCGGATCTGGACTCCAGAGAAtaccaggaggagcagcggctgcaggagccaggactgggaccgggaccgggaccagaacccAACG tctgtccctctgtcccctgcCCTCATGGCGTCCTCaagtcttccagcagctgtCCCAACATGCTTTGCTCTGCCAGTGTGGCTTCCGCCCCTCGTCCCTGCAGAG GTTACGACAAGGCTCTGTTCAccctccctcccccgccccACAACCAGCACGATCTCTCAGGCTACAGCCACATATCCCATCATGCCTTTCAACAGTACCAGCCGGGCGGCATCGCCGACAGCCACTCCATGAAGTCCGACCCGGGCCTGTTGGCCGGGGGGCCTTTGTGGGACGTGGAGAGCTTAGTTCAGCCGAATGTGAGCTTTTCTGCTCCGTCTGGACATCAAGCGAGCGGAAGCCAAGCAG GGGTGAATCTGATAGAGGAGCACCTGCGGGAGGTGAAGTGTCTCCGGCAGCGTCTGGAAGAGTCCATCAGGACCAATGAGAGGCttcggcagcagctggaggagaagctggccAACACCACGCgtgatggag GGGCGCCAACAAACATCTACATCCAGGGTTTGGACACCGTCACTCAACTGTCCAACGAGATCCGGATCCTGAAGGAAGAAAATGTGGCTCTGCAGTCTCGCCTGCAGGCCAGCTCAG ACACAGGCGAGGAGGTGGCGCAGCTGCGGGAGGCGGTGTTCACAGCGCGGGCCCGGCTGAAGCAGTCCGAGCTGGAGGCCGAGCAGTggaaggaggagctgaggagactGCAGGCTCACAGCCAGGAGCAGGGCCAGCAGATCCACTCCCTGAGGCAGGAGCGACAGGCCGGCCAGGAGAAAACCAACAG GCTTCAGCACGAGGtgtccctgctgcagcagcagctctgtgagagCAGAGACCTCATCCACTCGCTGCAGAGCGAGCTGCACGTCTACGATCGAGTGTGTTCCAGCACAAGCGCCAGCAAAG GCTACCTGTGCGAGGTGCCGGGCCTGCCGCTGGAGCTGGCCGAGCTGCTGGGGGAGGTGCGGAGTCTGCGAgcccagctgcagagcagcgtcCAGGAGAACAGCGCCCTcaagcagctggagctccacaagcagctggagcagaagcTGGGGGGCGGCGGCTCCCCCCGCACGCCGTCCCTCTGCGCCCTCACTGCCAGCCCGCAGAGGGAGAGCTTCTACCGGCGCCAGCTGATTCACG ACccagctccgtctcctccagtcAGGGACATTGGTCTGTTTAACTGTGGATCTCCCGGTCCCCCCTACTCAGACCTGGACGACAGCCATAGCACTGCCAATG ACCCCCTGGACCCCCACTCTGAGCTGGAGGGGGAGGCCCCCGACGGATCGTACGCCAACCGCAACGGTCGCCACGCCATCGGCCACGTGGACGACTTCAgcgcgctgcagcagcaggtcctggagggccgcagtcTCGTCCAGCACATGGAGACCACCCTGCAGGCCTGCCTGAGCCCGCCGCTGCTGGAGGACTGCCAGAGGCAGGGCGGCGAGCCG CTCCTGGACTACGCGTGCGTGAAGAGTCTCCTGTCCAACACCAAGACTCTGAGGCAGATCCTGGAGGAGGCCTTGTCTCTGCTCAAGATGTTCTGGAGAGCGGCGCTTCCCAGCACCGACCCCTCTGTTCACAACCTCAAGAAG GAGCAGTGCATGCAAGAGGAGATCTTGTCCCTGAAGCTGCGGATTTCCGAGCAGGAGGAAGTCCTGAAGGGGACGATCCAGAGACTGAGGAGCACCAGCCGCACCAAGGAGAGCATGGAGCACTTCATAGTCAGCCAGC TGTCAAGGACTCGTGATGTGCTGAAGAAAGCCAGGACGAACTTGGAG GTGAGGACTCAGGAGGTGCTGCCGGAGACCGGCCTGCTGATCGCGGTCACCTGA